In the Styela clava chromosome 8, kaStyClav1.hap1.2, whole genome shotgun sequence genome, one interval contains:
- the LOC120346643 gene encoding uncharacterized protein LOC120346643 isoform X3, protein MSSFIQGTIDDIDSSSDYVDTRTQRIVSDDANLILKKHYSDVENIKRLFEMMVTEIYKVIIQFMENCTSDLLKDTIMREILRHLAVASQGEFVATCLKQANAVPLFLKNPKEIFFKGLLIICRLNYDLSISMSSNADQLCRVVDDTKDEEARSLALEILSMIVSRASKILNVEKSNGKIGVHDMKPKIDKLLSDKLSAIASLATRQLFRVSSINSTQVYHSTLKIICGIWRISNKQTNGTNGIHQILSKTVEPLIARLDDLEEKDAKTRHLTLIVIAMLARHRVSQEKLAKKFVIQRILQIMEDVNYKRTNFNNKQPYSSSGYVSSTDTTCSTSCESLVKPFASKRKKQVTFASDCTLASTLLRPDEVAPSINKEIKGSLPDLINPTINIPSSLKNRECDALQRKTVSESDTQYDRFILHNCAIALVRICLNHNSSYFLDSGGIEVITKILKTEDLGESILPYLVCLRDIGNNKEDITSQDGSTMDDDISRSGSIID, encoded by the exons ATGTCTTCATTCATCCAAGGAACAATTGATGATATTGACAGTTCTTCTGATTATGTCGACACTCGAACGCAGAGAATAGTTTCGGATGATGCAAATCTAATATTAAAGAAACATTATTCTgatgttgaaaatattaaacgACTCTTTGAAATGATGGTGACAGAGATTTACAAG gTCATCATACAATTTATGGAAAACTGCACGAGTGATTTATTGAAGGACACAATCATGCGAGAAATATTGCGTCATTTAGCTGTGGCATCACAAGGAGAGTTTGTTGCTACGTGCTTAAAACAA GCAAATGCCGTACCACTGTTCTTGAAGAAtccaaaagaaatatttttcaagggATTACTAATCATATGTCGGTTAAATTATGATTTATCTATTTCAATGTCATCAAATGCTGATCAATTGTGCCGGGTGGTTGACGACACAAA agaCGAAGAAGCAAGAAGTCTGGCATTAGAAATCCTAAGTATGATTGTTAGTCGTGCTTCTAAGATTTTGAATGTCGAAAAATCGAACGGAAAAATTGGTGTGCATGATATGAAACCTAAAATTGATAAGTTGCTTTCTGACAAATTATCAGCAATAGCATCTCTGGCGACGAGACAACTATTCCGTGTTTCTTCAATAAATTCAACTCAG GTGTATCATTCAACGTTAAAAATTATTTGCGGAATTTGGAGAATTTCAAACAAGCAAACGAATGGGACAAACGGCATTCatcaaatattatcaaaaacagTAGAACCTCTCATAGCAAGATTAGACGACTTAGAAGAAAAG GATGCCAAGACTAGACATCTTACATTGATTGTAATAGCTATGCTGGCCCGACACCGAGTTTCTCAAGAAAAATTGGCGAAAAAGTTCGTCATTCAAAGAATTCTCCAA ATTATGGAAGATGTCAATTACAAGAGGACGAACTTCAATAACAAACAACCATATTCTTCATCCGGTTATGTTTCAAGCACGGACACAACTTGCTCCACAAGTTGTGAATCCTTGGTGAAACCTTTCGCTTCCAAACGTAAAAAACAAGTTACTTTTGCATCGGATTGTACGCTGGCTTCAACCTTACTACGCCCAGATGAGGTTGCACCATcaataaacaaggaaataaaaggatctttaccTGATTTAATAAATCCAACTATCAACATACCAAGCTCATTAAAAAACAGAGAATGTGATGCACTACAAAG aaaAACTGTATCCGAATCTGATACGCAGTACGATCGATTCATTCTTCACAATTGTGCGATAGCATTAGTGCGAATTTGTTTGAATCACAATTCATCTTATTTTTTGGATTCTGGAGGAATTGAAGTCATAACAAAAATCTTGAAAACGGAAGACTTGGGAGAATCAATATTGCCATATCTG GTGTGCTTGCGTGACATCGGGAATAATAAAGAGGACATCACGTCACAAGATGGGTCAACAATGGACGACGACATTTCTCGATCGGGGTCCATTATTGATTGA
- the LOC120346643 gene encoding uncharacterized protein LOC120346643 isoform X1, protein MVKAIDNAARILVGKFVPSEAMPDKKSGKRPTKTPKISSPVHHWLAHLKHSTSSESHNLLQHSSLMKNRTKHSIVHIVRNLPKVLIIGNKNYTKFATRLNSMLLFSNGAEVYTHLLRMQKLVLQCHDHFVEYMKPYISHNILNRLQDMSSFIQGTIDDIDSSSDYVDTRTQRIVSDDANLILKKHYSDVENIKRLFEMMVTEIYKVIIQFMENCTSDLLKDTIMREILRHLAVASQGEFVATCLKQANAVPLFLKNPKEIFFKGLLIICRLNYDLSISMSSNADQLCRVVDDTKDEEARSLALEILSMIVSRASKILNVEKSNGKIGVHDMKPKIDKLLSDKLSAIASLATRQLFRVSSINSTQVYHSTLKIICGIWRISNKQTNGTNGIHQILSKTVEPLIARLDDLEEKDAKTRHLTLIVIAMLARHRVSQEKLAKKFVIQRILQIMEDVNYKRTNFNNKQPYSSSGYVSSTDTTCSTSCESLVKPFASKRKKQVTFASDCTLASTLLRPDEVAPSINKEIKGSLPDLINPTINIPSSLKNRECDALQRKTVSESDTQYDRFILHNCAIALVRICLNHNSSYFLDSGGIEVITKILKTEDLGESILPYLVCLRDIGNNKEDITSQDGSTMDDDISRSGSIID, encoded by the exons atgGTTAAAGCAATAGATAATGCAGCACGGATATTAGTCGGTAAATTCGTACCTTCAGAAGCGATGCCTGATAAGAAGTCTGGAAAAAGACCAACAAAAACCCCCAAAATAAG CAGTCCCGTACATCATTGGTTGGCTCATCTAAAACATTCAACATCTTCAGAATCGCACAACCTTCTTCAGCATTCAAGTTTAATGAAAAACAGGACAAAACACAGCATCGTACATATAGTCAGGAATTTACCAAAGGTTTTGATAAtaggaaataaaaattacaCCAAATTTGCAACGAGATTAAATTC aatgcTGTTATTCAGCAATGGTGCAGAGGTCTACACTCATCTGCTGCGTATGCAGAAACTAGTTTTGCAATGTCACGATCATTTCGTCGAATACATGAAGCCCTATATTTCACATAATATATTAAATCGTCTTCAAGAT ATGTCTTCATTCATCCAAGGAACAATTGATGATATTGACAGTTCTTCTGATTATGTCGACACTCGAACGCAGAGAATAGTTTCGGATGATGCAAATCTAATATTAAAGAAACATTATTCTgatgttgaaaatattaaacgACTCTTTGAAATGATGGTGACAGAGATTTACAAG gTCATCATACAATTTATGGAAAACTGCACGAGTGATTTATTGAAGGACACAATCATGCGAGAAATATTGCGTCATTTAGCTGTGGCATCACAAGGAGAGTTTGTTGCTACGTGCTTAAAACAA GCAAATGCCGTACCACTGTTCTTGAAGAAtccaaaagaaatatttttcaagggATTACTAATCATATGTCGGTTAAATTATGATTTATCTATTTCAATGTCATCAAATGCTGATCAATTGTGCCGGGTGGTTGACGACACAAA agaCGAAGAAGCAAGAAGTCTGGCATTAGAAATCCTAAGTATGATTGTTAGTCGTGCTTCTAAGATTTTGAATGTCGAAAAATCGAACGGAAAAATTGGTGTGCATGATATGAAACCTAAAATTGATAAGTTGCTTTCTGACAAATTATCAGCAATAGCATCTCTGGCGACGAGACAACTATTCCGTGTTTCTTCAATAAATTCAACTCAG GTGTATCATTCAACGTTAAAAATTATTTGCGGAATTTGGAGAATTTCAAACAAGCAAACGAATGGGACAAACGGCATTCatcaaatattatcaaaaacagTAGAACCTCTCATAGCAAGATTAGACGACTTAGAAGAAAAG GATGCCAAGACTAGACATCTTACATTGATTGTAATAGCTATGCTGGCCCGACACCGAGTTTCTCAAGAAAAATTGGCGAAAAAGTTCGTCATTCAAAGAATTCTCCAA ATTATGGAAGATGTCAATTACAAGAGGACGAACTTCAATAACAAACAACCATATTCTTCATCCGGTTATGTTTCAAGCACGGACACAACTTGCTCCACAAGTTGTGAATCCTTGGTGAAACCTTTCGCTTCCAAACGTAAAAAACAAGTTACTTTTGCATCGGATTGTACGCTGGCTTCAACCTTACTACGCCCAGATGAGGTTGCACCATcaataaacaaggaaataaaaggatctttaccTGATTTAATAAATCCAACTATCAACATACCAAGCTCATTAAAAAACAGAGAATGTGATGCACTACAAAG aaaAACTGTATCCGAATCTGATACGCAGTACGATCGATTCATTCTTCACAATTGTGCGATAGCATTAGTGCGAATTTGTTTGAATCACAATTCATCTTATTTTTTGGATTCTGGAGGAATTGAAGTCATAACAAAAATCTTGAAAACGGAAGACTTGGGAGAATCAATATTGCCATATCTG GTGTGCTTGCGTGACATCGGGAATAATAAAGAGGACATCACGTCACAAGATGGGTCAACAATGGACGACGACATTTCTCGATCGGGGTCCATTATTGATTGA
- the LOC120346643 gene encoding uncharacterized protein LOC120346643 isoform X2: MVKAIDNAARILVGKFVPSEAMPDKKSGKRPTKTPKISPVHHWLAHLKHSTSSESHNLLQHSSLMKNRTKHSIVHIVRNLPKVLIIGNKNYTKFATRLNSMLLFSNGAEVYTHLLRMQKLVLQCHDHFVEYMKPYISHNILNRLQDMSSFIQGTIDDIDSSSDYVDTRTQRIVSDDANLILKKHYSDVENIKRLFEMMVTEIYKVIIQFMENCTSDLLKDTIMREILRHLAVASQGEFVATCLKQANAVPLFLKNPKEIFFKGLLIICRLNYDLSISMSSNADQLCRVVDDTKDEEARSLALEILSMIVSRASKILNVEKSNGKIGVHDMKPKIDKLLSDKLSAIASLATRQLFRVSSINSTQVYHSTLKIICGIWRISNKQTNGTNGIHQILSKTVEPLIARLDDLEEKDAKTRHLTLIVIAMLARHRVSQEKLAKKFVIQRILQIMEDVNYKRTNFNNKQPYSSSGYVSSTDTTCSTSCESLVKPFASKRKKQVTFASDCTLASTLLRPDEVAPSINKEIKGSLPDLINPTINIPSSLKNRECDALQRKTVSESDTQYDRFILHNCAIALVRICLNHNSSYFLDSGGIEVITKILKTEDLGESILPYLVCLRDIGNNKEDITSQDGSTMDDDISRSGSIID; the protein is encoded by the exons atgGTTAAAGCAATAGATAATGCAGCACGGATATTAGTCGGTAAATTCGTACCTTCAGAAGCGATGCCTGATAAGAAGTCTGGAAAAAGACCAACAAAAACCCCCAAAATAAG TCCCGTACATCATTGGTTGGCTCATCTAAAACATTCAACATCTTCAGAATCGCACAACCTTCTTCAGCATTCAAGTTTAATGAAAAACAGGACAAAACACAGCATCGTACATATAGTCAGGAATTTACCAAAGGTTTTGATAAtaggaaataaaaattacaCCAAATTTGCAACGAGATTAAATTC aatgcTGTTATTCAGCAATGGTGCAGAGGTCTACACTCATCTGCTGCGTATGCAGAAACTAGTTTTGCAATGTCACGATCATTTCGTCGAATACATGAAGCCCTATATTTCACATAATATATTAAATCGTCTTCAAGAT ATGTCTTCATTCATCCAAGGAACAATTGATGATATTGACAGTTCTTCTGATTATGTCGACACTCGAACGCAGAGAATAGTTTCGGATGATGCAAATCTAATATTAAAGAAACATTATTCTgatgttgaaaatattaaacgACTCTTTGAAATGATGGTGACAGAGATTTACAAG gTCATCATACAATTTATGGAAAACTGCACGAGTGATTTATTGAAGGACACAATCATGCGAGAAATATTGCGTCATTTAGCTGTGGCATCACAAGGAGAGTTTGTTGCTACGTGCTTAAAACAA GCAAATGCCGTACCACTGTTCTTGAAGAAtccaaaagaaatatttttcaagggATTACTAATCATATGTCGGTTAAATTATGATTTATCTATTTCAATGTCATCAAATGCTGATCAATTGTGCCGGGTGGTTGACGACACAAA agaCGAAGAAGCAAGAAGTCTGGCATTAGAAATCCTAAGTATGATTGTTAGTCGTGCTTCTAAGATTTTGAATGTCGAAAAATCGAACGGAAAAATTGGTGTGCATGATATGAAACCTAAAATTGATAAGTTGCTTTCTGACAAATTATCAGCAATAGCATCTCTGGCGACGAGACAACTATTCCGTGTTTCTTCAATAAATTCAACTCAG GTGTATCATTCAACGTTAAAAATTATTTGCGGAATTTGGAGAATTTCAAACAAGCAAACGAATGGGACAAACGGCATTCatcaaatattatcaaaaacagTAGAACCTCTCATAGCAAGATTAGACGACTTAGAAGAAAAG GATGCCAAGACTAGACATCTTACATTGATTGTAATAGCTATGCTGGCCCGACACCGAGTTTCTCAAGAAAAATTGGCGAAAAAGTTCGTCATTCAAAGAATTCTCCAA ATTATGGAAGATGTCAATTACAAGAGGACGAACTTCAATAACAAACAACCATATTCTTCATCCGGTTATGTTTCAAGCACGGACACAACTTGCTCCACAAGTTGTGAATCCTTGGTGAAACCTTTCGCTTCCAAACGTAAAAAACAAGTTACTTTTGCATCGGATTGTACGCTGGCTTCAACCTTACTACGCCCAGATGAGGTTGCACCATcaataaacaaggaaataaaaggatctttaccTGATTTAATAAATCCAACTATCAACATACCAAGCTCATTAAAAAACAGAGAATGTGATGCACTACAAAG aaaAACTGTATCCGAATCTGATACGCAGTACGATCGATTCATTCTTCACAATTGTGCGATAGCATTAGTGCGAATTTGTTTGAATCACAATTCATCTTATTTTTTGGATTCTGGAGGAATTGAAGTCATAACAAAAATCTTGAAAACGGAAGACTTGGGAGAATCAATATTGCCATATCTG GTGTGCTTGCGTGACATCGGGAATAATAAAGAGGACATCACGTCACAAGATGGGTCAACAATGGACGACGACATTTCTCGATCGGGGTCCATTATTGATTGA